Genomic DNA from Rana temporaria chromosome 1, aRanTem1.1, whole genome shotgun sequence:
AGACCCTGGAGGGGACGCGGCCAGAGAGGATACCCTCGTTCACGCCCGTATTCCGGTGAGTACCACACCCATTCCCTTTCCCCTCATACCGGTGGGAGGTCGCCTAATGTTTTTTACgctcgcctggtctgcgattacggcagactccTGGGTGCTGAATACAGTAGCAGGTTTCCAAATAGACCTTGTGTCCCCACCGACTCTGGGGGTATCGCCACCCCCTATccatttttcagaagaaaatgtGACCCTCATAGACTCCGAACTTCGGGAATTGATAGCCAAGCATGCAGTCACCGAAGTCACCACCCCATCCCCGGGTTTCTTCAGCAACCTCTTCCTAgtcaagaagaaggggggggggttaccgcCCGGTCATAAATCTCCGGGACTTGAACCAACATGTCGCCTAtcgacatttcaaaatggaaggcaTCCACTGCCTCCGAGACCTACTCACCCCCGGAGACTGGTTAGTGAAGGTGGAcctaaaggacgcctacctcacagtCCCCATGCACCCGGACTCCCAACATCTCCTCCGtttcagatggtggggtcgcatctggcaatttacgtgcctaccgttcggcctgtcctcagccccatggtgtttcaccaagctgctgaaaccggtcgtggcagcgttgaggagcaggggagtgcgTCTGATCATTTATCTAGACGACCTCCTCATACTTACTCACTCCAAGACTATGGCCTATCGCCATATGAATTGGACCATCGACCTGTTACAAACCCTCGGCTTTATTATCAACCGAGAGAAATCGGTTCTCGTCCCGGCTCAGGAGATGGAATTTCTGGGTTTCTCGATAGACACCCACCTCGCCATCCTTCGACTGCCCAGCGCAAAGCTGGCCCTAATCCGGAAAGAGATCAGGGCGGTTTTACGCAAAGGCTTCCTATCCCTACGCATCCTGGCACGCATAGTGGGCCTTTTGGCTGCGTCCATTCAAGCCATCTTTCCAGCTCCCTTACATTACCGAGCCCTTCAGAGGTTAAAAATCCTACACCTGCGCCAGGGCCTTCGTTACGCAGACGAAGTGTCCCTATCCCCAGAAGCTCGGGCCGAACTGCGCTGGTGGCTCCGTCACGCCACCGACTGGAACGGCCGGACGATTTTCAACACACGGCCGGATGTAGTCATAGAATCGGACGCGAGCCTACGGGGCTGGGGCGCCCGCTTGGGGTTGAGATCCACGGGGGGGATCTGGTCCAGGGAGGAATCCCTGTTGCATATCAACGCTTTGGAACTCTCAGCGGCTCTCTTCGCCATTCAGAGTTTCTTAGCAACACGGACCAATTGTTGCGTACTATTGCGCATGGACAATATCGCGGCGGTTCAATACATCAACCGCCTGGGAGGTACCAGATCCAAGATTCTAGCGGACATCTCCGCCGAGATTTGGCA
This window encodes:
- the LOC120934797 gene encoding LOW QUALITY PROTEIN: uncharacterized protein LOC120934797 (The sequence of the model RefSeq protein was modified relative to this genomic sequence to represent the inferred CDS: deleted 1 base in 1 codon) — its product is MPEFFLGPADTGAALPADTIRADLSRGLPLNHTIPRLPPTIPPPRNRHHSSLPVGDPGGDAAREDTLVHARIPVSTTPIPFPLIPVGGRLMFFTLAWSAITADSWVLNTVAGFQIDLVSPPTLGVSPPPIHFSEENVTLIDSELRELIAKHAVTEVTTPSPGFFSNLFLVKKKGGGYRPVINLRDLNQHVAYRHFKMEGIHCLRDLLTPGDWLVKVDLKDAYLTVPMHPDSQHLLRFRWWGRIWQFTCLPFGLSSAPWCFTKLLKPVVAALRSRGVRLIIYLDDLLILTHSKTMAYRHMNWTIDLLQTLGFIINREKSVLVPAQEMEFLGFSIDTHLAILRLPSAKLALIRKEIRAVLRKGFLSLRILARIVGLLAASIQAIFPAPLHYRALQRLKILHLRQGLRYADEVSLSPEARAELRWWLRHATDWNGRTIFNTRPDVVIESDASLRGWGARLGLRSTGGIWSREESLLHINALELSAALFAIQSFLATRTNCCVLLRMDNIAAVQYINRLGGTRSKILADISAEIWHFCLSRDISLVAEYIPGVSNTIADWNSRYLVDSSDWGLDCSVFTRIELLWGPLGIDLFASRLNHQLPRFFSWRPDPGSSAVDAFRHSWTGGTHYAFPPFSMIPRVLLQITNQGATVVLITPWWPAQPWFPLLLDSIIDLPRLLPRFPRILSHPTKGIHPLVEEGTLTLLAWLVSGCRTRVTTFQAQLGTSSPWPGPPGLGRHTDQPGNFGYVGATNGKLIPYVPL